The Thermococcus eurythermalis genomic sequence AGGGTGCATGACGTCAACGACTACGATCTAATGCTGGAGCTCTGCCGCAGGATAAAAAGGCAGGAAAGAAGGCTTGTGTTCGAGGACTTTCTCTTCGAGGGGGAGAGTGCGGAGACCTGCGAGGAGTTCGTTGAAGTCCTAAAACGAAGATCTGGGAGTGCTGATGCACTTGAATTGCTCATAGGGGCGTATCTTGAACATGAGGAAGAGTTCCTGCGATCTAGAGGGTTCAATCCAAAACTCTACAAGCTGGTGCCGAGGAAAACCTCCGGTGGAGTCACCTTTCACGCCGTCCTTAGACCCCTTTACCCGTTGGTGATCCTGCACTGGAAGCTCCGCGAACTCCTAAAAATAATGAGGGACTAAAGGCTCCCCTCAAACGAGCTCATAAAGAGCCTCCTCAGCCTTGCTCTCCCCCGTGTCTTTTCTGTCAGGAGCTCCATCAGCCCATCGGCCTCGCCCTTCCTAGTCTCTACGGTGAACGCCACCAGCGCTCCGTAGTCCTCACCAACGACCCGTCCCCCGTAGTTCTCGATTGTCTCCTTGACCGTGTGGAAGAGGTTGTAGGGGAAGGTGACCTCGAAGCGCTCCGTCTCGTAAACCTCAACTACCCCCGCGTTCTCGATTGCAAGGCTTGCCGCGTCACTGTAAGCCTTGACGAGCCCACCGTAGCCGAGCTTTATGCCTCCGAAGTAGCGCGTAACGACAACGACGACGTTGCTCAGCCCCTTGTTCTGTATAACATTGAGTACTGGTTTTCCCGCCGAGCCCTTGGGCTCGCCGTCGTCATCGTAGCGGACGGCAAAGTTCTTCCCGTCGTTGATGAGGTAAGCGGAGACGTTGTGCGTCGCGTCGCTGTGGTGGGCCTTGATTCTCTCGATGAAGGCTTTGGCTTCTTCTTCGGTGTTTGCTGGGGAAGCGTAGCCTATGAACACAGACTTTTTAATGACCAGCTCGGCAGTCCCGATGCCCTTCAGCGTCCTGTAGTCCATACCTCACCCCCTCAGGGTCGCTATCAGCTTTCTCTCGTCGAGGAGCATCTCTATCGCGTCCCTCACGTCGGTAACGACCACGTCGCTCGCGAGGAGGGCATCAACTGCCGCACCTTCCTTTCCAATCACGCAGAACCCTAACTCAGCTCTTTCGAGCATCGCAACGTCGTTGTTCCCGTTGCCTATGGCCACATAGGGGGCGTAGCCTTCGGCTATCTCGGCCTTTTCTGCCCCAGTTGAGACCCGTTCGATCCTAACGGGGAGCCCTTTAAACTCCTCCTCCAGCGTCCCAAAGGTGTCGGCACTAAGAATGACGACCGTGCAGCGGTCAGCAAGCTTCACGAGGAGCTTCTTAACGTCCTCCGGAACTCTCCCCTCAACCCCAAGTGTCCCGTTGAGGTCGAAGAGAACCGCGCCGAACTTAAGTTTTCCGTAGCCAGGTATTTCCACAACTACCACCCGTTTGGGGTTGAGTGTAAAGTTTTTAAAGGATTGGATTCTACACTGAGGCGATACACAACCAGCGAGTTAAAAGCATAACTTTGGGGGATAAGAAATGGAACCACTCGTCTCAAGACTTCGGGACAGAGAAGTCATCGTGAGGCTCAACGCATTCCTCCTCAGCTACCTTGGATGGATGGCGTTCAGCCTTCTGTACATCTACATGGGCAGGAAAAGCGTTGACATTACCCAGGAGTTCTTAAAGCTCCCTCTCACATCGAAGCCCTTTGTCCTCGCGCTTCTGGAGTACACCCGCTCCATCGTTCCCCTTTATCTGATTCTCAAATGGGTCTACTACTTCGGGTTCGCAGGGTCAATAGCGTTCATGGTGTTCTACGTCCTGATATACCTGCGCGACCTGGAGGCTGCAGACAAGCTCCTTGCGAGGTACCTGCTGGCCTACGCTGGGGCCGGAATTGTCTATCTAATCTTCCACATCTACGCACCCCACTACGTTTACCAGATTCAGGGATATCCGGTAAAGGACACCCTCCTGACCAGGCAGGAGTTCGTACTGCCCTCCCTCCACAACACCTTCGCGGCGATACACATCCTCACAGTCTGGAAGTACCGGAAGCGCCTGGGGGGCAAGGCGGTGATAGTGATAAACACCCTGATACCGTTCTCGACGGTCTTCCTAGCCCACCACTGGGTCTACGACGTCCTCACAGGCTTCCTCCTAGCGGGGTTGGTCTCCAGGATAACCGACGACACGAGGCTCAGGATTCCCGAGAGGATACACCGCCTCGAGACGAAATCCCTCAGGGCAATCACGATGCTGAACTTCACCCTCGCCGCGCTGGTGCTCATTGTGGCCCTGTACCCCCAGAAGTGGCTCATGGTGGTCAGGAGTCTCCTCGGCCAGCCCTGAGAAAAGCTTATAAATAACGGGCCTGTTCCTTACAACGGTGCCGGGGTAGCCTAGCTCGGCAGGGCGGGGGACTCGTAATCCCCAGGTCCCGGGTTCAAATCCCGGTCCCGGCTCCACAACTCATATTCCTACAGGTTTCTCAAGACTGACTTGGCAGAAAAGTGAACCGTCACGGGATTCTCTGTGCTCTTAACTCTGCCACATCTCTACGTGCGCTCAAGCAGACAGAAAGTAAAAGGGCAATGGGGCCTCAGAACTTGAAATACACCCTGAGGAAACGAAAAACGTCCCTCGGCCCAAACCGCCCCTCCCGTGAGGGATCGTATATCATGCTCACCGAAACCTCTTTTATCCTCGCGCCCATCTTAGCGGCCTTCAGGAGCATCTCCGTCTCAACCTCATACCCCTCGCTCTCTATCTCCGGGAGGAACTCCCGCCTGTAGGCCCTGAACCCGCTCTGGGTGTCGTAGACGTACTGCCTAAGCTTGAACCTTATGAGCCTCGTCGTTATTATGTTGCTGAGCCTCCTATGGAAAGGCCTCTTGCCGGCCTCCCCGACCCTTCTGGCACCGATTACCAGGTCG encodes the following:
- a CDS encoding glycosyltransferase family 2 protein, whose product is MLGGKRISVIIPAYNEAERLPKVLERIPDFVDEVVVVDDGSSDGTHEVAEKFSRKDVRIKAVRLGKNCGKGGAMREGIRHSSGDVVVFIDADGQHKPEEIIKLVEPIISGEADLVIGARRVGEAGKRPFHRRLSNIITTRLIRFKLRQYVYDTQSGFRAYRREFLPEIESEGYEVETEMLLKAAKMGARIKEVSVSMIYDPSREGRFGPRDVFRFLRVYFKF
- a CDS encoding YigZ family protein gives rise to the protein MDYRTLKGIGTAELVIKKSVFIGYASPANTEEEAKAFIERIKAHHSDATHNVSAYLINDGKNFAVRYDDDGEPKGSAGKPVLNVIQNKGLSNVVVVVTRYFGGIKLGYGGLVKAYSDAASLAIENAGVVEVYETERFEVTFPYNLFHTVKETIENYGGRVVGEDYGALVAFTVETRKGEADGLMELLTEKTRGRARLRRLFMSSFEGSL
- a CDS encoding phosphatase PAP2 family protein codes for the protein MEPLVSRLRDREVIVRLNAFLLSYLGWMAFSLLYIYMGRKSVDITQEFLKLPLTSKPFVLALLEYTRSIVPLYLILKWVYYFGFAGSIAFMVFYVLIYLRDLEAADKLLARYLLAYAGAGIVYLIFHIYAPHYVYQIQGYPVKDTLLTRQEFVLPSLHNTFAAIHILTVWKYRKRLGGKAVIVINTLIPFSTVFLAHHWVYDVLTGFLLAGLVSRITDDTRLRIPERIHRLETKSLRAITMLNFTLAALVLIVALYPQKWLMVVRSLLGQP
- a CDS encoding HAD family hydrolase, whose product is MEIPGYGKLKFGAVLFDLNGTLGVEGRVPEDVKKLLVKLADRCTVVILSADTFGTLEEEFKGLPVRIERVSTGAEKAEIAEGYAPYVAIGNGNNDVAMLERAELGFCVIGKEGAAVDALLASDVVVTDVRDAIEMLLDERKLIATLRG